The nucleotide sequence AGCGCAGGAAGTAGGCGTTGGTCACGCCCGGAATTTCCACGGGATATTGGAAGGCGAGGAACACGCCCTTCTGCGCGCGCACTTCCGCGTCCATGTCGAGCAGGTCTTCGCCGAGGTAGGTCACGGAGCCGCTGGTGACCTCGTAGCCCGGGTGCCCCGCAATGACCTGCGCGAGCGTGCTCTTGCCGCTCCCGTTGGGGCCCATAATCGCATGCACTTCGCCCGGCTTGACGGTGAGCGAGATGCCCTTGAGGATTTCTTTGTCGCCAACGTTGGCGTGGAGGTTGTCGATTTTCAGCATAGTGGTGTTTCCGGTATGTATGCGGCGCGGCATCCCAAATGGCGAAACGCGCGGATAGTGCGAGGTGAACGACGGTAAACGACGGTGAACGCGTAACGGGACGAGCGGACCTACCCGACCGATCCTTCGAGCGTGATGCCCAGCAACTGCTGCGCTTCGAGTGCAAATTCCATGGGCAGCTCCTTGAACACCTCACGGCAGAATCCGCTCACGATCAGCGAAATCGCCTGCTCCGTGCTCAAGCCGCGCGCCTTACAGTAGAAGATCTGATCTTCGCCAATCTTGGACGTGCTCGCTTCGTGCTCGAGCGTCGCCGTGTTGTTGGCCACTTCGATATATGGAAAGGTGTGGGCGCCGCACTTGTTGCCGACGAGCATCGAGTCGCACTGGGTATAGTTGCGCGCGTTCTCGGCCTTGGGGAGCACCTTCACCTGTCCGCGGTACGAGTTCTGTCCCTCGCCCGCCGAAATCCCCTTGGAGATAATCGTGCTCTTGGTGTTCTTCCCCACGTGGATCATCTTGGTGCCCGTATCGGCCTGCTGCTTGTTGGCCACCACCGCCACCGAGTAGAACTCGCCGACGGAGTTATCGCCCTGCAGAATGACACTCGGGTACTTCCAGGTGATGGCCGAGCCCGTCTCTACCTGCGTCCATGAGATCTTGGCGTTGGTCATCGCCTTGCCGCGCTTGGTGACGAAGTTGTAAATGCCCCCCACGCCGTCCTTGTCGCCAGCATACCAGTTCTGCACCGTGCTGTACTTCACGCTCGCGTTGTCGAGCGCGATGATCTCCACCACGGCGGCGTGCAACTGGTTCTCGTCACGCTTGGGCGCCGTGCAGCCTTCCAGATAGCTGACGCTCGCGCCTTCGTCGGCCACAATCAGCGTGCGCTCGAACTGCCCCGTCTCGGCCGCATTGATGCGGAAATACGTGGAGAGTTCGATGGGGCACTTCACGCCTTTCGGCACATAGCAGAACGAACCGTCGCTGAAGACTGCGGAGTTGAGCGCGGCAAAGAAGTTGTCGCTGTACGGCACCACAGACCCGAGGAACCGCTGCACCAGCTCCGGGTGATTGTGCACCGCTTCGCTGAAGGAGCAGAAGATCACGCCGTGCTTGGAGAGTTCTTCCTTCATGGTGGTGCCCACCGAGACGGAATCGAAAATCGCGTCCACCGCGACGCCCGACATCCGCTTCTGTTCGTTGAGCGAGATGCCCAGCTTGGCGTACACCTGGAGGAGTTCCGGATCCACTTCGTCGAGCGACTGGAGTGGCTTCACGCTCTTGGGCGCCGAGTAGTAGCGGAGGTTCTGGTAGTCCACGGGCTTGTACTTGAGGTTCGCCCAGTGCGGCTCCGTCATGGTCTGCCAGCGGCGGAAGGCCTTGAGGCGCCACTCGAGCAGCCACGCCGGCTCATTCTTTTTGGAGCTAATGAGGCGAACCACATCCTCGTTGACGCCCTTGGGGATGGTGTCGGCGTCGATGTCCGACACGAATCCGTAGGCGTATTCCTTGTTGACCAGCGACTCAATCGAGGCGCTCATAGCGGCTCCTGGTGAACGGGCAGCGAACGGGCTGTGTATTCACAGCTCGAACAGCCGGTGGCAATGTGTTGATGACGTTCGATGGTGACGCCGAGGACGTCGGAGATGAAGGCGGCTTCGGCGGAACAGACTTCGGGGAACTGCGTGGCGATTTCCTTGACCACGCAGTTGTGCTCGCGAATGCGGACGTTGCCGGCCGCTTCGTCCGACTCGGCCATGTAGCCCTGCTGGGAGAGCAGGGCGGCGAGGGCACGGGCACGGGCAGGGAGGGGGAGCGACGCGAGGGCAGGCATCGCCTCGGCGGCGATCGTTTCCCACCGTTTTCGGAAAATGCGCACCACGCCTTCGGCGCCCTGCTCGGCGCGCACAACAGTGAGCGCGTCGGCGAGCGGGTTGGCATAGGAGCGCGGAAAGAGCTCTTCGGCTTTAGCGGTGAGGGAGTACGCGTATACCGGGCCGCCCACGCCACGTACTTCGCGGCGATAGCGGACGAGTCCCGTGTCTTCCATTTCCTTGAGAATGCGGCGAAGCGCATTGGCGGTGACGCCAAAACGCTGACCGAGTTCTTTGGCCGTTAGGGGCTGTTCTTTTCGCAGCGCAACGAGGAGATCATTGCGCATCCCCTTGAAGCCCGCGAGAGAAAAAGTGGACGCTTCCATTCCCGAAAAGTAGTCGTCTTTTCCTATTCGTCAACAAAAGTGTGTCCAGATTATTCTTGCTCGGAATAACGTGCCGCAGCGGCGATAAACGAAAACATATGTTTGTAATAGTGAGATAAGTGCAATGAATTTACCAGTTGTAGCGGCTTTCTAATGTCGCCTGTCACGCTTTTAGTCGGTCGGCAACCCACCTTTCCCCTCGGAAGAATAGGCCGTCAAAGAGGGGGTACAGTGTGGCACAGTTCCTGCCGATACTTATCGATGAAGGCATGCCTCTCGACGAAGTCAAAACATCGAGTTGGCGAGCCCACAATACGGCGCGCTCGGGTGGGGGCGCGTGTGCTGGAGACGAGGGGCAACCCTCGGCTTCGCTGGCGCCGCGGTGAGAGATCACCGCGGCGCACGTCTTTAACCGGGCTAAACGGTTGCGATGCCACCGCCCACCACGCATTCTGTTCTCTTCTCACACAGGTGCGGGGGCCGCGTCGATGTTCTTCCTGAAGGAACTGTGGCTCCCCATGCTCCTCTCTGCCGCGCTCTGCTCCATCATCTCGGCCCTGGCCTGGACCGTGATGCCGCACCATCGCTTTGCCTGGAAGCGCCTTCCCACCGAGCCAGACGTCCTCGACGCGCTCCGCAAGGACCTGCCGCCTCCGGGGCTCTACGCATTTCCCTACGCAGCCAACCGCGAACTCGACCGTGCGGACGTTAAAGTCGCCTTCGAAAAAGGGCCGGTGGGATTCCTCGCCATCGCCAATCGCCGACGGCCGAACCAGCCGGCCATGATGCTCGCCACGGTGCTCTACTTCTCCGTGACCTCCGTTGCCATTGGCTACATCGCCTGGCTCGCCGCGCCGGGATCCAAACTGGGCGTGCCGACCATACAGACCGCGCGCATCGTGTTCTCCGTGGCGTTGCTCACGTACGCGGCGAGTTCGTTGCCAGACAGTATCTGGTTCGGACGCCCTTGGCGCGCATTCTTTGCGCAACTGCTCGACGCTACGCTCCACGCCGCCGCCACCGCCTTCCTGTTCGCGACGCTCTGGCCGTCGTAACCGGCGTGCCGTGTAGCAGCCGCACACGCGCTTCCCATTTGGCGCTCGCCACACGGGATGCGGGGACGCGCCTTCGGCGATAAGTTCGCTCCGTACCCTCTGCGGAGTTTTCGAAAATGATGTCCCGTGTCCGGACGGCGTGCGCGCTGGCCTTCGTGGTGCTCGCCGCCACGCTGTCGGCCCAAAGCGCGATGGTGCCCGACTCCAACTACACCTTCCATCGCAGCATGGTCACCATGCGCGATGGCGTCAAACTCAACACCGTCTGGTTCGTACCCAAGAAGCAAACGGGCCCGTTGCCGATTCTCTTTGTGCGCACGCCGTACGGCGTGCCGGGGCCGAACTTCTGGCCGAGCAAAGCGTACGCCGAACTGCACGCCGATGGTTACATCTTTGCCGAGCAGGACATCCGCGGCAAATACGAAAGCGAAGGCACCTTCGTCATGCAGCGCCCTCCGCGCCTCATCGACGCCGGCGGTAAAGCGGCGATCGACGAGAGCACCGACGCCTACGATTCCATTGACTGGTTGCTCAAGGGAATCCCCGCCAACAACGGCCGCGTGGGGATGATGGGCGTCTCGTATCCGGGCTGGACTGCGGCCATGGCGATGCTCGATCCGCATCCGGCGCTCAAGGCGGTGAGCCCGCAGGCTTCACCGAGCGACATGTGGCTAGGCGACGACTTTCACCACAACGGCGCCTTCCGCCTTAGCTACGGCTTTGAATATGCCTTTATGGTCGAGAACTCCAAGGGCGGCTCACAGTTCGAGTTCGAGAACTACGACACCTACGACTGGTATCTCAAACTCGGCGCGCTCTCCAACATCCAGAGCAAGTATCTCAAAGGCAAACATCTCCCCACGTGGGACGATTTTCAGCAGCATCCCAACTACGACGAGTTTTGGCAGCGTCAGGCGATGAAGTCGTACCTCACGCGCGTCAATGTCCCCACGCTGAACGTGGCAGGATGGTGGGACCAGGAAGATTTCTACGGCCCGGTCACCATCTACCGTGAACTCGAAAAGCACGACAACAAATCGCTGAACTCGATGGTCGTCGGCCCCTGGCGTCACGGCTCATGGCGCGGCGGCGCTGGCGACAAACTCGGCAACGTGAGCTTCACCTCCGCCACGGGCGAATACTTCCGCGCCAAAATCGAAGCACCCTTCTTTGCCAAATATCTCAAAGACAAAGCCGTGCCCGCCCCTGCGGAAGCAACGGTGTTTGAGAGCGGGAGTAATGTCTGGCGCACCTTCACCGCATGGCCGCCCAAAGAAGCGGTCACGAAGTCGCTGTACTTCAACGCCAACGGCGCACTCACCTTCACCGCGCCAAGTGCGGCGGCGAATGCCTTTGACGAATACGTGAGTGACCCCGCGCATCCGGTGCCGTATCGTCATCGGCCGATTGAGCCGACGTACTACCCCAAGGGCAGTGGATGGGGCGTCTGGCTCCTCGAAGATCAACGCTTCGCGAGCGATCGCCCCGATGTGCTGCATTGGGAAACGCCGGTGCTCACCGAAGACGTGACCGTGGCGGGCGACATCACCGCCAAGTTGTTCGTGAGCACGACGGGGCAGGACGCCGACTTTGTGGTAAAGCTCATTGACGTCTATCCCGAAGACAACAAGCCCGACTTCAAGATGGGCGGCTGGCAACTGATGGTGGCCAACGATGTGTTCCGCGCGCGCTTCCGCGAATCATTCGAAAAGCCCAAGCCATTGGTGCCGGGGCAGGTGACCCCGATTACGATCGACCTGCACACGCAGAGCTACAAGTTCCAGAAGGGGCACCGCATCATGGTGCAGGTACAGAGCAGCTGGTTCCCGATCATCGACCGCAATCCGCAAACGTGGATGCCGAATATTTTTGAGGCCAAGGACAGCGACTACCAAAAGCAGACGCATCGCGTCTGGCGTACCGCTGGCACGGCGAGCCGCGTGGAGATTGCGACGGTGCCATAGATGAGTCGTCCGCGCTCGCGATAACGCGAACGCGCGCACGGGCGGTGCACAAAAAAGCGCGGCGGCCTGCACAGGGCCTCCGCGCTTTTTGTGAGTTGTTCTCTACAGCTGTTCGCGCGTGTCGACGTTGCGCAGAATGCCGGGGTCGCGCACCGCGACCTCCACCACACGATCGCCGTAGCTGCGCACCACCGCGCGTGCGCCACCGTCGGCCACCGTCAGCAACTCGCGCCACGTGTCGCGATGCGCGAAGAGCGGATGGCCGCGCTTGCCGTCGAACGTCGGTACCACGAATGGTGCGCCGGTGCGTTTGGCAGCATCAATAATCACCAGCACGGTTTGCAACGATGGAAACGGATGATCCACTGGCCAAATGAGTGCGCCAACCGTCGGCTTACTCACCAACGCGGTGAGTCCAAGTCGCACGCTCACAATCTGCTCGGACTTGGGGTTCGCATTGCGCACGATGGTGAGCCCACGCGTCACCTCGTCCGTTTCCTTTGTGCCCTCGCGCGGCGGAAGCACGGCAACGATCGGCTGTGCGCTCGCATCGCGCGCGGTCTCGGCGATCACTTCGAGAAAAGTGCGCCCCGTGTGTAGCTCGGCGAACGCCTTTGGCTCACCAAAGCGTGTGCCAGCGCCGGCCCCGACGATGACCACCGCAACGGGAAAGGCGGACGAACTCGTCATGCGCCGAACGACTGCATCGCGCGCCGGAGGAGCGCCTGCGCCTGCCACACCTTGTAGCCGTTATTCGAGAGCGGCTCCGCGTCGTACATCGCGCGCTCGGCGAGCGCGTCAATGCTGTCGCCATCCAACCCACCGCTCGCCACATCTTCGGCGATGCTGGAGTTCACCTCGTACGGGCCCGCCGCCACGCCGCCGAGCACGAGGCGCACATTGCCGTCGGTACGCTTATGCGCGGCGAGCGAGACAAGGGCAAAGTCCCAGGCGCCGCGCTGCATCAGCTTCTCGTAGTACTGCGTGCCGCCCGCACTCGCGGCCGGTAGTTCCACCGCGGCAATCACCTCGCCGTGCGCGAGCGTGGTTTCCTGTTCGCGGTTTTCGTGTGCACCGGCGTACAGCTGCGACATTGAGATGGTGCGGCTTGCGCCATGGGCGCCAGCAATCTCAACAGTCGCGTCGAGCGCGGCGAGCGCCACGGCCGGATCGCTGGGATGCACCGCGTGACAGGGGCCGCGTCCAAAGATGGCGTGATACTGATTCTCGCCCTTCCAAGCGAGGCATTCCGCGCCGCCGTGCTTCCAGCACGGAAGATTGCGGCGAAAATACCAGCAGCGAATGCGTTGGCCGAGGTTGCCGCCGATGGTGCCCATGTTGCGGAGCTGTGGCGTGCCAACGCTCGTGGCCGCTTGCGCGAGCGCGGCGAACTGTTCGGCGATCACCGGATGCGCGGCAATCTCCGCGAGGCGTGCGGTGGCGCCGATGCGCACCGATCCGTCGGCGCGCACGGTGATGTCGCGCGCGCCCGGAATGCGGCGCAGATCCACCAGCTCGCTCGGCGCGGCAATGCGCTCTTTGATGGTGACCAAGAGATCGGTGCCGCCGCCCAATGGCGCGGCGTCCTGCGCGACGAGCGCGGCGGTGGCCTCGTCGAGCGAGGCAGGGCGGAGATAGTGGAAGCCGGTCATTGTATAGGAAGGTGTCACGATTCGCGCCGTTGGGGTAGCTTGGAAGCGAGTGAATATTCCTTGCATGCTGCGTCCACGACGCTGGATTCTCTGGACCGTCCTTGTGGCGGGGTGTTCGCGTGCGCCGTCGCGGACGGCGGGTGTCGCGGATTCCACGGCGCATCCGCGCGAGGCGGTTCCCGCTGGGGCAAACGGGGCGTCCGCGCCGACCGTGCTTCCTGCAGGTACAGACCCGACGCCATCTCGCCCTGCCACGCCCGCTTGGCAGGCGCCGCCGCCAACGCTCTCTCCACTTGCTGACACGATTGCGAGCTATCTGGTGTTCGCGCCCGTTGGTGAGCAGTGGTTTGTGACTGCGGTGCGCAACAAGAAACTGCTGATGGACATCGGGCGCGTGGATACCGAAGTGCGCCGCGACTCGTCGCGCGCGACAGCGTACCGCGAGGCGGTCGCGCGCCGTTCCATAGTGCCGCTCGGCACGACCGTGACGCTCCGCACCGTAGTCGGCGCCGAAGAGGTGAGGGCAACGGCCGTCTCGACGTGGAACTCGCGGATTGTGTTGGTGCTCGAGGGGTCGGCGGCGTTGGATTCGTTGGTGCGCGCCACTCCCGCGCTCGTGGCATTGGCGCACGTGCAGTTGGCCGAAGGTGTGGTGGCGAGCAATGTGCTCAGTCGGCCACCCGGATCGCTGCCGGCTCCGGCGGTGGGTGGTGGTCGTGCTGGGGGCGCGGTTCCTGCGACGGGCAGCCGTCCAGCGACGAGTGCGAGCGGCGCGGCTTCTGCCGTGGACAGCTGCGATCGCACGGCGCCGCTTCCAGCGGAACTCACGCCGCGGCTCACCGTGTTGCGCGACTCACTCGATCACGCGATTCGCACCGGCACGCTCTCGCCGTACGAGCGGCTGCGCAAAGGGATGAACACGCGGGTGTCGCAGGTGCGTGGTTGCTTTGGTGGCGCGCGCCGGCTGGCCATGCTCGTGAGTGTGCGGGCGGGCGACGTGGAATGGTCGCGTGAGCGGCTCGTGCTCGTGGACACACTCGGCAAAGCCACGTCGCTCCGGATAAGCGATTACCGGTTCCGTGCGCACGAACTGCTCGTGGCGTTCGACGCCAATGGGGATGCGGTGGACGATGTGGCGGTGCGCTCCACCACACAGCGCGCCGGCGGCACGTCCGTGCTCGCCGTGGACGTGAAGGGCCGGCGCGCGACGCGACTCAGCGTCGGGTTTGTCTGGGAAGACTTCTGATGCCATGAGCGGTGCGACGCCAAGCGCCGCACCGCTCATCGTAACATCGCAGAGTCTTACTTGGCCGGCTTCAGCGTAAAGACGATGTAGTCGCCGATGCTGCGTTCGCTGCGGCCGTCGGCTTTATCGAGATCGTCAACTGGGATAAAGCTCACCACCTGCACCACTTTTCCTTTGAGGCGCTGCTTGGCGCGCTCAGCGGTTCCCATTCGGTAATCGCTGTGGAATGAGCCGTTGACGTGTAGCACCAGTGCGCGCGGCGGCGCGGCGGCAAAGGCGCGCGCAATAGACTCGCCCATGGTTTCGTCCTTGACGCACTGCGCTTCGTACACGCGCTGGAGCATCGCTTTTTTGGCGGAGTCGGAGAGTTGCGGCCCTCCGGGGCCGTGGCCGCTCATGTCGCCCATGGTGGCGGAAAAGCGATCGAAGTAGCCGTCGTGCGGGCAGTTGTTGTTCTGCGCGACGTAGGTGCGTTCGGCCGCGTTCATGGTATCGAGCACGGCGAGCCCCGCGCGGGCCACCGCGCTCGCATCACGGCGCGGCACGTTGCCGGCAATCACCGGCCACTTATAGAGGCGCGCGAACTCCACCATCGGTCGGTAGTCTGTGTCGTAGCGCGGCCACGGGCGGCTGACGGCGAGGAAGTTCTTTTCTGAGAGCTTTCCAGCCAGGTAGTCGTCGAGCGGCCGTTGGGCGTCGCGCTCAAACATCTCGAGGGCGAGCACAATGTTTCCGCGTCGCCGAGTGAGCCCTTCGAGTGTGGCAGCCTCGAGGCGGTGCGTGATGGGATCGTCGTGCTGTTCGCCGAGGAAGACGACGTCGGCGTACATGAGGTCGGCGACCATCGACTCGAAGTCGGTGAACCTCTTGTTGCGCGTGTCGTAGACGCGGTGCGGGACGTAGGTGGCCTGCACCGAGTCCACGGCCGGCTTGGTCGGAGCTGGGACGGTGAGCGGTTGCTGGAATGCGACGGCCACCAGGAGAGCGCTGAGATTGGCTAGCATAGAAAGGTTGATATTCTAAGTTTTATTTAGCATACTTCATCAAGAAGCAGCTGCGGGGAGGTCCGGAACATGAATTTCCGGGTGAGCTGTAAAATGTTACCGTTATATAAAAATAGCTGTTCAAATCATTATAACCGTGGCGTGTAGCACGTGACCAACACTCAGCAGACTAGCGAACGACTTCTTTTGGCGGTCGGCCGTCTCGATGCTTCGGCAAGGTTGGCGCCGGCAGGGTTGGCGCGCCTTTTGGAGCTTCGTGCTGCGGTGGTGCCCTTTGGCGCTGGCCCCGATGGAATGATCGCCCTTCTCCGCGGGGACCGCGAGGGGGAGGCGGCGCTCTGTGAGCATTTCGATAACCTGTTGGCCAGCAACGGGGCGCCGTTGGAGTTCGCGGTGGCGGACGGGCTCGCGCTCGCGCAGTTGGCGCTGGTGGCTGCTGCACGTGAAGACGTCAGTGATAGTGCCGTAGCTGGCACCGGCACTGGCACCGGCACTGGCACCGGCATCGGTGCCGTAGCGGCGGCGCTGGAGTGCACGACGAGTCTCTGGCGCGGCGGTGCCCTCGGTGGGCCGTGGCTCACGCTCCCGATCAACGACGGGTTGCATCGGATTGCGCTGCTGGGAGCGCCGGAGGCGTGGCACGCGGCATCGGCACTGGCGCTCGAACATGAGGCGGTGGCCGTGCTGAATGGACTGACGCGTGCCCGTGAACGGCTCGCGGCTGACGAGACCAAAGTGGCCGCGCTCGGCCGCGCTTCGTACTCGGCGCTCGATCTCTTTCACTTACTTGCTGACCGACTGATGCTCACGATCGGCGAGGCCGCCGACGCGCTGGGTCAAACGATCCCGACGGCGGGCGCCGCGATGGCGCGCCTTGAGCAACTCGGTGTGGCGCGGGAAGTCACGGGGCGCGCTCGTTCGCGTGCCTTTGCCTATCGCGCGCTGATCAATGGCGTGGCACCCTGAGCGCGAGCGGCCGCCTCGAATAGGGCGACGGTGGCGTCGACGGAGTGCTTGCCGCGGTCCTGCGCATACCAGCGACGCTTTTCGGTGATCAGAGCGTCTTTGGGCATGCCTTTCCACTCGGTGTCGACGAGCTGCTGCAGCGCCTGCGGCCGCGAGGCCCACCAGCCATGCTCCTCGAACTGGTCGTCAAAGGTCATGATGACGGGAATGGCGCGCTTGGTGATGTCGGTGAGATGCGCGTCCATCAAGTCCGGGTTGGCATCGCGCTCAAAGACGCGCAAATCCACGTTCGACGCCCGTGCGGCGAGTGCGGCGACGTACGGGACCACGCCGAGCGAGTCGAAGCACCAGTCCGCCGAGAGCGCGGCGATATGCCAGTGTCCGCCGAGTGCTTCGACGCGGCGCACGGCCTCGTCGCTGACGGTCGCGCGGGCGCCAATGGAGCGCCAGAGGTCGCCATTTTCGGTGGCTTCGGCGATCATCTGCTCAAAAGGTTGCGCGGCGAAGAATCGAGTGGAGTTCATCATGTCTGCCGTCCGGGTCCTGGTTGGCGCCCATCGTGCTGGCGCTGCATGCAGTATGGAAAATCCCGTTGTGGAGCACAGTCAGGATATTACCATATTACTATAAGGGAATCCACTACGCAAGATGGAAGGGCCGTTTTGAGGGGCGCTCTGGTGGCGGCGGCTGCGGCGGCGGCTACTGCGGCGGCGGCTGCGGCTTGGAACCCTGTGACGGGCCGAGGCCACCGGCCGACTGGCCGCGCGGCCGGGTATGTGGGATGTTGGGGTGTCAGTGCACACTGGAGGGATCCCCCTGCTCCTATGTGACGCGCGCCTCTGCGGGTCGTGTAAGGAGTGCCATGCGTTCCGTCTCGTTTCTCCTCATTCTCCCAATGCTCTCGGCTTGCGTGCCCGCGCTGCGGCCGTCGCCGACGTCTTCGGTGCTCGCACCGACCACGACCGCGGGGCGTGGGCGTCCGCTCCCAGAGCCACCGGCGGAGTCGCCAGCGCCTCCTGAGGCGCGGCCGGACGCGCGACCCGCGACCGCGTTCGAAATGATGGCGCCAGAGCTCGAAGCACTGCGCGATCGTGGCCTGCTCGTGCCGGTGGAAGGTGTTCAGGCTGGACACATTCCCGACACCTTCAACGAAGCGCGTGACGGCCAGCGTCGGCACAATGCGGTGGACATTCTCGCGCGGCGCGGCACACCAGTGCTCGCGGCCGACGACGGCGTGCTGTTACGAATGGGAAAGAACACGCTCGGCGGCAACGTGATCTGGGCCTCCGACGCGACGCTCTCCCTCGTGTACTACTACGCCCACCTCGACCACTGGGCGAGCGGACTCGTCGAAGGACAGCCCATCTCGCGCGGTATGGTGTTGGGGTACGTGGGCACGACCGGGAATGCGCCCAAGGACGTGCCGCACCTCCATTTTCAACTCCTCCGGATGAAGGATTTGCACCGATTCACCGACGGCCCGCCGATCAATCCGCTACCGTTCTTTCAGACGATTGCCACAGGAATGAATCGA is from Gemmatimonadota bacterium and encodes:
- a CDS encoding CocE/NonD family hydrolase, with amino-acid sequence MMSRVRTACALAFVVLAATLSAQSAMVPDSNYTFHRSMVTMRDGVKLNTVWFVPKKQTGPLPILFVRTPYGVPGPNFWPSKAYAELHADGYIFAEQDIRGKYESEGTFVMQRPPRLIDAGGKAAIDESTDAYDSIDWLLKGIPANNGRVGMMGVSYPGWTAAMAMLDPHPALKAVSPQASPSDMWLGDDFHHNGAFRLSYGFEYAFMVENSKGGSQFEFENYDTYDWYLKLGALSNIQSKYLKGKHLPTWDDFQQHPNYDEFWQRQAMKSYLTRVNVPTLNVAGWWDQEDFYGPVTIYRELEKHDNKSLNSMVVGPWRHGSWRGGAGDKLGNVSFTSATGEYFRAKIEAPFFAKYLKDKAVPAPAEATVFESGSNVWRTFTAWPPKEAVTKSLYFNANGALTFTAPSAAANAFDEYVSDPAHPVPYRHRPIEPTYYPKGSGWGVWLLEDQRFASDRPDVLHWETPVLTEDVTVAGDITAKLFVSTTGQDADFVVKLIDVYPEDNKPDFKMGGWQLMVANDVFRARFRESFEKPKPLVPGQVTPITIDLHTQSYKFQKGHRIMVQVQSSWFPIIDRNPQTWMPNIFEAKDSDYQKQTHRVWRTAGTASRVEIATVP
- a CDS encoding M23 family metallopeptidase, translated to MRSVSFLLILPMLSACVPALRPSPTSSVLAPTTTAGRGRPLPEPPAESPAPPEARPDARPATAFEMMAPELEALRDRGLLVPVEGVQAGHIPDTFNEARDGQRRHNAVDILARRGTPVLAADDGVLLRMGKNTLGGNVIWASDATLSLVYYYAHLDHWASGLVEGQPISRGMVLGYVGTTGNAPKDVPHLHFQLLRMKDLHRFTDGPPINPLPFFQTIATGMNR
- a CDS encoding ChaN family lipoprotein gives rise to the protein MLANLSALLVAVAFQQPLTVPAPTKPAVDSVQATYVPHRVYDTRNKRFTDFESMVADLMYADVVFLGEQHDDPITHRLEAATLEGLTRRRGNIVLALEMFERDAQRPLDDYLAGKLSEKNFLAVSRPWPRYDTDYRPMVEFARLYKWPVIAGNVPRRDASAVARAGLAVLDTMNAAERTYVAQNNNCPHDGYFDRFSATMGDMSGHGPGGPQLSDSAKKAMLQRVYEAQCVKDETMGESIARAFAAAPPRALVLHVNGSFHSDYRMGTAERAKQRLKGKVVQVVSFIPVDDLDKADGRSERSIGDYIVFTLKPAK
- a CDS encoding nucleotidyltransferase family protein, coding for MTSSSAFPVAVVIVGAGAGTRFGEPKAFAELHTGRTFLEVIAETARDASAQPIVAVLPPREGTKETDEVTRGLTIVRNANPKSEQIVSVRLGLTALVSKPTVGALIWPVDHPFPSLQTVLVIIDAAKRTGAPFVVPTFDGKRGHPLFAHRDTWRELLTVADGGARAVVRSYGDRVVEVAVRDPGILRNVDTREQL
- a CDS encoding xanthine dehydrogenase family protein subunit M; amino-acid sequence: MTGFHYLRPASLDEATAALVAQDAAPLGGGTDLLVTIKERIAAPSELVDLRRIPGARDITVRADGSVRIGATARLAEIAAHPVIAEQFAALAQAATSVGTPQLRNMGTIGGNLGQRIRCWYFRRNLPCWKHGGAECLAWKGENQYHAIFGRGPCHAVHPSDPAVALAALDATVEIAGAHGASRTISMSQLYAGAHENREQETTLAHGEVIAAVELPAASAGGTQYYEKLMQRGAWDFALVSLAAHKRTDGNVRLVLGGVAAGPYEVNSSIAEDVASGGLDGDSIDALAERAMYDAEPLSNNGYKVWQAQALLRRAMQSFGA
- the sufB gene encoding Fe-S cluster assembly protein SufB, with translation MSASIESLVNKEYAYGFVSDIDADTIPKGVNEDVVRLISSKKNEPAWLLEWRLKAFRRWQTMTEPHWANLKYKPVDYQNLRYYSAPKSVKPLQSLDEVDPELLQVYAKLGISLNEQKRMSGVAVDAIFDSVSVGTTMKEELSKHGVIFCSFSEAVHNHPELVQRFLGSVVPYSDNFFAALNSAVFSDGSFCYVPKGVKCPIELSTYFRINAAETGQFERTLIVADEGASVSYLEGCTAPKRDENQLHAAVVEIIALDNASVKYSTVQNWYAGDKDGVGGIYNFVTKRGKAMTNAKISWTQVETGSAITWKYPSVILQGDNSVGEFYSVAVVANKQQADTGTKMIHVGKNTKSTIISKGISAGEGQNSYRGQVKVLPKAENARNYTQCDSMLVGNKCGAHTFPYIEVANNTATLEHEASTSKIGEDQIFYCKARGLSTEQAISLIVSGFCREVFKELPMEFALEAQQLLGITLEGSVG
- a CDS encoding MarR family transcriptional regulator; this encodes MEASTFSLAGFKGMRNDLLVALRKEQPLTAKELGQRFGVTANALRRILKEMEDTGLVRYRREVRGVGGPVYAYSLTAKAEELFPRSYANPLADALTVVRAEQGAEGVVRIFRKRWETIAAEAMPALASLPLPARARALAALLSQQGYMAESDEAAGNVRIREHNCVVKEIATQFPEVCSAEAAFISDVLGVTIERHQHIATGCSSCEYTARSLPVHQEPL
- a CDS encoding thioredoxin family protein, translating into MMNSTRFFAAQPFEQMIAEATENGDLWRSIGARATVSDEAVRRVEALGGHWHIAALSADWCFDSLGVVPYVAALAARASNVDLRVFERDANPDLMDAHLTDITKRAIPVIMTFDDQFEEHGWWASRPQALQQLVDTEWKGMPKDALITEKRRWYAQDRGKHSVDATVALFEAAARAQGATPLISAR